TCGCCGAGCGCCTCGGCGTCGGCCCCGAGACCTGCCACGCCCGCAACCCGCGGCTCGTCTACGGCCGGATGACCGGCTGGGGCCAGCAGGGCCCGCTCGCCCCGCGTGCCGGGCACGACATCGCGTACATCGCCCTCACCGGCACCCTCGGCATGATCGGCAGGCCGGACGAGCCGCCCACGGTCCCCGCGAACCTCGTCGGCGACTACGCGGGCGGCTCGCTCTACCTCGTCGTCGGCGTCCTCGCCGCGCTCCACCACGCGCGCGCCACCGGCGTCGGGCAGGTCGTGGACACGGCGATCGTCGACGGCGCCGCGCACCTCGCCTCGATGATCCACGGCATGCTCGCCGCGGGCGGCTGGCAGGACCGGCGCGGCGCCAACCTCCTGGACGGCGGCTGCCCGTACTACGGCACCTACGAGACGGCCGACGGGAAGTACATGGCGGTGGGCGCCCTGGAGCAGCAGTTCTACGCCGAGTTCGTGGAACTGCTCGGCATCGAGGAGTACGCCGACGCCCGCAAGGACCTGGCCCGCTGGGGCGAGCTGCGGGAGGCGGTCGCGGCCCGCTTCAAGACCCGCACCAGGGACGAGTGGACCGCGGTCTTCGAGGGCTCCGACGCCTGCGTGGCCCCCGTCCTGTCGCTGCGGGAGGCCCCGGCCCATCCCCACCTCGCCGCCCGCGGCACCTTCACCGACCACGGCGGCATCACCCAGCCCGCCCCCGCACCCCGCTTCTCCCTGACCCGCACCTCCGTCCGCACCGGCCCCGCCCTGCCCGGCGCCGACACCGCGGACGTGGCCCGCGACTGGGACGTACCGCGGCTGACGGGGCACGGCCTCGTGAAGGACGACTCGATGAAGGACGGCGACTGATGGAGCTCTCCCTCCCGCTCGACTACGCCGGCGACCCCCGGCAGGCCGCCGGCGAGGTCGCCGCCCTGGAGTCCGCGGGTCTGGACGCCGTCTGGGTCGCGGAGGCCTACGGCTTCGACGCGCCCACGATCATGGGCTATCTGGCCGCCCGCACCGAGCGCATGAAGATCGGCTCCGGGATCCTCAACGTCTACTCGCGCACCCCGGCGCTCCTCGCGCAGACCGCCGCCGGACTCGACGCGCTCTCGGGCGGCCGCGCCATGCTGGGGCTCGGTGCCTCAGGCCCGCAGGTCGTCGAGGGCTGGCACGGGAAGGCGTACGACAAGCCACTGGGCCGCACCCGCGAGGCCATCGAACTGACCCGCCGCATCCTGCGCCGCGAGGTCATCGACCACCACGGCATCACCGACATGCCCCGCCCCGGCGGCCCGGGCAAGCCCCTGAAGCTCCTCACCAAGCCGGTGCGCCCCGACATCCCGCTGTACGTGGCGTCCCTGGGCCCCGCCAA
This portion of the Streptomyces mirabilis genome encodes:
- a CDS encoding LLM class F420-dependent oxidoreductase, which produces MELSLPLDYAGDPRQAAGEVAALESAGLDAVWVAEAYGFDAPTIMGYLAARTERMKIGSGILNVYSRTPALLAQTAAGLDALSGGRAMLGLGASGPQVVEGWHGKAYDKPLGRTREAIELTRRILRREVIDHHGITDMPRPGGPGKPLKLLTKPVRPDIPLYVASLGPANVRMTAEVADGWLPTLFIPEKAHQVWGGPLAEGAALRDPALGPLRTVAGGLLAIGEDAAAVRELARPKIALYVGGMGAPGKNFYNDLAVAYGYEKEARLIQELYLAGRKKEAEAAVPAEFCELISLCGPESYVRERVEAFREAGVDMLNITPVGPEPARLVETVKSWL
- a CDS encoding CaiB/BaiF CoA-transferase family protein gives rise to the protein MAVAGTPAYGPLAGVRVVELAGIGPGPFAAMLLADLGADVVRVDRPGGTGLAVNPEYDITNRNKRSVVIDLKAEDGPVRVLDLVERADILVEGYRPGVAERLGVGPETCHARNPRLVYGRMTGWGQQGPLAPRAGHDIAYIALTGTLGMIGRPDEPPTVPANLVGDYAGGSLYLVVGVLAALHHARATGVGQVVDTAIVDGAAHLASMIHGMLAAGGWQDRRGANLLDGGCPYYGTYETADGKYMAVGALEQQFYAEFVELLGIEEYADARKDLARWGELREAVAARFKTRTRDEWTAVFEGSDACVAPVLSLREAPAHPHLAARGTFTDHGGITQPAPAPRFSLTRTSVRTGPALPGADTADVARDWDVPRLTGHGLVKDDSMKDGD